One part of the Macrobrachium rosenbergii isolate ZJJX-2024 chromosome 3, ASM4041242v1, whole genome shotgun sequence genome encodes these proteins:
- the LOC136828788 gene encoding IgA receptor-like, with the protein MATDNYRAFMDLGKEAGLMGPELTKWVKEQLDDLAKQKKEERLERWNYEVEQRRYEEEKRRYEVEQRPLEDAREEQRRQQELALKESSQALKKSELALKEKELELEIQQASNTTPVAPNGPISSINSLVPKWIEEESEAWLEEIEALFENYNTIEIERALVLAKNMEGKAKAALSSLEKSQRGDMLEVRRVITKAYEITPENWRQQFRGLAKEVNWS; encoded by the coding sequence ATGGCGACAGATAattacagagccttcatggatctggggaaggaggcaggtctcatgggaccagaactcaccaagtgggtcaaggaacagctggatgacttggccaagcaaaaaaaggaagaaagactggaacggtGGAATTATGAAGTCGAACAGAGGCGgtatgaagaagaaaagaggaggtATGAAGTAGAACAGAGGccgctggaagatgcaagagaagaacagagaagacagcaggaattagccctcaaggaaagctcTCAAGCTCTCAAGaagagtgagctagctctcaaagaaaaggagctcgagctggagatccaacaagcctccaacacCACACCTGTGGCACCTAATGGtccgatctcaagcattaattccctagtccccaagtggattGAGGAAGAgtcagaagcatggttggaggaaatagaggcgcTCTTTGAAAATTACAACACCATTGAGATAGAGAGGGCCTTGGTGCTTGCCAagaacatggaaggaaaagctaaggcagccctcagctcactggagaagagtcaaagaggtgaCATGCTCGAAGTTCGTAGGGTCATTACAAAAGCCTACGAAATAACTCCGGAAAATTGGAGGCagcagttccgaggtcttgccaaggaagtcaacTGGTCCTGA